Part of the Streptomyces sp. NBC_01460 genome, GGCCGTGCCGGGGACCCTGCCGACCCTCCACCGGCTGCGCCTCGCCGAGGCGGCCTACGCCCAGTACCGCACCGAGGCGCGGACCACCCCGGGGAGCGCCGAGCCCGACTGGCACGCGGTGCTCATGGTCGCCAACCACGTCCTCCAGGGCGCGCACCGGCTGCCCCGCTTCGGTCTCCGCCCGAGCTCCGGCCCCTCGGGCCCGGCCGCGACCTGGGCCCGCGCCGCCGCGACCGGACTCGACGCGGATGCGAACCGGATCGCCCACCTGTTCACGGGGGCCGGCCCGCGGAGATCCGGTCCGCCCTCCGCGCCGGGCCCGAACGTCTGGTCCCCTGCGTCCCTGTCCGTCGACCTGGAGGTGTGGATGACGAGCCTCCGTGACCAGTTCGCCAGGATCGAGGCCTCAGCGGCGCGGTCGTCGCTCCGGCGGTCACACGGGTCACGGGCGCCCGAGGCCCGGGACACCTGAGCGCCTGTCATCCGGCGCCGCAGCGCCACGGGTTGCCGTATCCATGCGTGACCCGTCGTGCATTCTGTAGCATTCGGGACGAAACGGTGAAGGATCCGAGGCAAGGGCATCCGCCCGAAGACGCCGGGCGTACGGACGACGAGCGGACAGAGGTGGCCACCGATGGCGGACGAAAGCGTTCAGTACCCCGGCCTCATCGTCCCGGTGGGGCACGTCGAGCCCGTGCCGCGCCGCGTGCGGGCGACGCTCGGCGGTCAGTCCGTCCTCGACACCCGGCGTGCGCTGTACGTGTGGGAGTGGCCCGCCTACCCCCAGTTCGGCATCCCGGTCGAGGACGTGGCCGAGGGAGTACTGACCGACGACGGCCATGTGGAGCAGAGGGGCGCCGGGCCTGCGCGACGCCACACGCTGAGGGTCGGCTCCGAGGTCCGCGAGGGCGCGGCATGGGTGTGGGACGACGGTGCTCCGGCTTCCCTTCACGGAACCGTCCGATTCGACTGGGACGCGTTGGACTCCTGGTACGAGGAGGACGAGCCGGTGTTCGTCCACCCGAGGAGCCCCTACTCCCGGGTGGACGCACTGCGTTCCTCCAGCAGTGTCCGCGTGGAGATCGACGGCGTCGTACTGGCGGACGCGCCCCACTGCGTCAAGCTGTTCGAGACCGGCCTGCCGACCCGCTACTACCTGGACCGCGTGCACGTCGACCTGGCGGGGCTGCGTCACTCGGACACGGTGACCCGATGCCCGTACAAGGGCACGACCAGCGGTTACTGGTCCTTCGACAGCGATGCGGCCGCCCACCAGGACATCGCCTGGGCGTACGACTTCCCGACGGTCCACGTCAACCGCATCGCCGGCCTGGTCGCGTTCTACAACGAGCACGTCGACCTGTACGTGGACGGTGAACTACTGCCGAGGCCGGCGCCCATGGGCGCGTAGGGCGATCGGTCCCCGGAAGGAAGCGGTACCCCTCAGAGCCCGGTGACCTTGGCCGTCGCGGACAGTTCGTGGACCAGGGTGAGCGTCCGTCGGCCGTCGGGCGGAAGAGCGACGTCCCAGCGGACGATGCCTTCGGTGTCGACCGCGTCAGGGGCGGGGGAGCAGAGGTCCTTCCGCAGACGTGTCTCCACCGCCGAGACCTCGGAGACCGGGACGCGCTCCCGAACGGTGACGATCCGGTCGCCCTGCTCTCCGGGAGCGGAGAACCGGGACAGGCGGAGCGTGACCGTGCGGGTGATGAGGGTCCGCTGGGTGATCCCGCCGGTCTCCCGCGTCTCCTCGACGTGCCGCACCACCCGCTGGTCGTCGCAGCTGCCGAAGGCGAGCTCGACGGGGGCGCCCGGGGCGGTGAAGTCCACGGTGCCGCGCCCGCTGAACCCGCCGGCGCGGACCAGGTCCACCGGCCCGGCGAGCAGGGCGTGGCCCGCCGGACCGTCGAACCGCACGAGTCGGGTCACGAGGGGGGAGAGTTCGGGCGAGCAGGCGTACTCGGTGCGGGCGGTCGTGGTGCACGTGGAGAGCGGTACGCGGTGCGCGCGGCCGTCACTCGGGACGGAGACCTGCGCCGGGGCCCGCAGGACCCGTGCCTCACCACCGTCCTCCACCCCCGGGAGACCGAGAACCGGGGCCGGGCCGAGGCTCCGGATCTCCTCCTCGCGCAGCTCGACGTCGACCGCCCGGCGCTCTGCCGCTGTGCGGTCCGTGAGCGTCAGCCGGTCCTCCTCCAGATGTGGCGGATCCGTGGCGAGCGCCGAGCGGGCCGTCGACAGCGTCAGCCGTACGTCGCGCCACTCCTCACCGGTGCGCTGCCAGACCATGGCGTCGGTCTCCAGCGTCAGGGAGTCCCCGTCGAGCACGGCCCGGTAGGCGGGGCGCCACAGCGCGCACGGGACGAGGTGGCTCAGACGCAGCCCGGCCGGCCCGGCGGCCGCGGCTTCCACCGTCAGTTCCACGTGGCCGACGAGCTCGGCGGGCTCCTCCTCGGAAGCGTGAAGCGCGGTCTCGATCTGCCGGAGTTCGTCGTGGAGTGCGGACAGCCCGGCTTCCACGGAGCGCAGCTGCTCCCCGCACTCCGCGCGTTCGTCGTCGACCCGGTCCAGCTCATCGGCCCAGCGCGACCTGTCGGTCTCCCCGGAGCCGGCCCCCTCGGCGACCTCCCGCAACAGGTCGGCGGCGAGCACACCGAGCAGGTCCCGGCGGGCGTGCAGCCGGTCGCGCCGCCGCTCCACGGCGAGTCGTTCCCCCGCCAGGGCATGGGCCCGCAGACGCAGAGCCGAGTCGTCATCGGCGTGCGGCAACGGTCCTCGCGGAGTCCAGCTGCGGGTGATGCGCACGTCGAGCACGGTCGCCGGGTGATCGGCGGTCAGTTCCGCGTGGAGGGACCGGTCGACGGCCAGCGCGCTGACCGGCCCGAGACGCAGCCGCTGCACCCCTGCCTTCAGGTCGAGTACGACGGCACGCTCGACGTGGGCGCGATCCTCCAGACAGGCCACAGCGGTGACAGGAAGGGCTATCGGCTCCAGGGGTGTGCTCATGATGTGTCTCAGCTCCTGCGGTTGCCGCCGACGAGGGCCTTGCCGGCCGGCAAGCGGATCTCGTAGCCACCGTCGAGCACGGCGGTGCCGCCCGCGGGCAGATCGACCCGCCGGACACGCGTGCCGGGGGCATGGTGATCGAGTCCCTGACCGTCCTCCGGCGTGGTCCAGCCGGCCCGTTCCTCGATCCGGACATCCGTCTCGGAACTGACGGGCACCCGCTCACGGACTTCGACCGTGACGGGCCCGGTGAGGTGGTTGGCCAGCTCGATGTGGACCTGGTGCTCCAGCACGGTGACGTTGTTGCGGAGACCCGATGTGGACTCGCGCTGATTCGTCCGGCGAGTGACCCGGACACCCTCGGCCGGTCCGAGCCCGACCCGCCGGACCGCCCCGGGGGCGAGCGTGGGGAGCGCCGCGGTCAGCAGGAAGTCGCCGTCGACGGTGACTTCCACCGGGCCGGCGAGCAGAGCCTGATCGGTGGTGTTGGAGAGCACCGACGTCGCGTACACGGTCTGCTCCACCGAGGGTGCGCAGAGGTACTCGGTGTGCGTGCCGACCGCGATCTCACCGACGGTGACGGTGTGCCAGGTGCCGTCCGACGGGATGTCGACGCGGGCTGCGGTGTCGAAGCGGTGATCGAAGGAGCCGGCCGACTCCCGGGGCCGAACGGCGTGCCCCGGCAGCGGCAGCGCGGCCATCGACTCGGCGCGGCGACGGTACTCGGTGGCCACCGCGTCGGAGGAGGAGCCGGGGAACAGCCTGCCCCGGCGACCGCCCTGATCCTCGGGGCCGCACAGGACGAGGTCCGCGTAGTCGAGCTCGGCGCCGCTCGGCCGTGGCGGGCCGGACGGCGGTGCCGCTGAGGCCGGTGGCGGTGCTGCTGCGCCGGGGGGAGCGGGCGCCATCGGGGCGGGGGCAGCTGCGAACGGTCCGTCAGCAGGCCTTCGCCCGCCACCCGTACGGGCACGGGCCTGCGGCGCGGGCGCGCCGGTGAAGGACTCGGGGGCGGACCCACCCGGCGCCGGGGGTGGGCCGGGCGGCCCGCCGTAACCCTGAGGTGCGGGGGGTGGCGGTGGAGTCGGCCGGGACGCTGCGGCCACGGGCAGGGCCGCCCCGGCCACGGGCACGGCGTTCGAGGTGGCAGGGCGGGGGCCCGCCGCGTCGTATCCCCTGAACAGTCCCGCGAGACCCGCTGGCGGCTCACGCCAGCCGGACGGGGCGGGGGCCGGCTGACGGCGTCCGATGCGCATCGACCGGAGCTTCGGGAGTTCGGTCCCGCGCCGCAGGTCGGCCGTGGCCAGTCCGACGGACACGCCGGTCCAGTCCTCGCCGGTGCGCTGGGCGACCGAGGCACGCAGCACCAGCCGGCCGCTGCTGTCCCCGTGACGGAAACCGAGACGGTAGGCGGGAACCCAGACGGCCCCCGGCACCCCGTATTCCAGCTCGATCCCGACCTCCGCGTCGGCATCCGGCGCCCCGGAACCTGAGGTGTCGACGGTCAGGAGAGCCGAGACCGTGGTCGCCACGTGCGCCGCGGGCGCGTCGGTGGAGGCGCGGGCGAACGCGTCCACGGCGATGTCGAGTGCGTGCTCCGTCAGCCTCAGCACCTCCTCCACCTCGGCGAGACGGGTGTGCAGCCCTGCCAGCCGCTCGTCCACGAAGCCGGCGAGCTCCAGCCACGCGTCGACCGGGGTACGCCGGTGAGGATCGTCGCGCCTGCGGGCCGGCGGCACCGGACGCAGAGTGCCGACCTCGCCGATCAGGCGAACCAGGTGGTCCTGGCGACAACGCGCCGCTGCGAGCTCCTCGGTCAGCCGCTCGACCTCGTGCCGCAGCCCCTCGGGCTCGGTACCGCCGAGCGGCTCGGCATCGACCTCCACCCGGGCCTCGCTGACGCGCACTCCTGCGGTGCCCAGCACGCGGGCCCTCAGCGACCCCGGGTCGAGAGACCGGGGAAGCCCCGTCACCCGCACCTCACCGTCCGGTGGCACGCAGCCCCGTGCCAGGCGACGGCAGAGCGCCCCCTGTCCGTACACCACCACAGAATCGAGGGTCGACCCCCACCTCCGCACTGCTTCGGCCGTCATCTCGTCCGCCCCCATCCGCGCCGAGCCGAGTGTACGCCCGGGTGCTGTGACGCGGTGGGCGGTGGCACCCCCGACATGCTTCCCTCCACTCGGCGCACCCCGTGAAGTCGCCGTCCGCCCGGCGTTGGAGGCCGACTCGGCCGGGCCCGGAACCCTGCTCGCGGCGCGGATGTCCGCATCACCCCGGCCTCGGCGAAGAGGGCGGTCGTCAGACTGCTCCGGTTCTGCCGTGTCATGTATCCACAGGCAGGTGCAGCCCGCCGTTGAACACCTTCGTCGAGAGGGCGCGTACGGCCGAGCAGTTCGGCCCGGCTGCAGTGGTCAGGTGGCAGGGCGCCTGCGGTGTCGTCCCTAGAAGGGCGGACAGTCGCTGTAGCTGGCAGGCGTCGGCCTCGGCGCGGTGGGGCGCGGCGTCCGCAGCAGCGCCACGGCCTCCTCGACCCGGCCCAGCCTCACCAGCAGCGGACCCAGAATGCGTCGGTGGTCCGGGCGGTCCACGTCGAGGAGGGCGACACCCTCCTCCGGGCGCCCGGCGTCAGCCAACAGGCCGGCCAAGCTCGCCACCGCAAACGGACTGCCGCCCTCGGGGTGTGCCCTGGCCTCCTCCACCGCCTCGTCCAGCCGTCCGCAGGCGGCCAGGAGCGGGCCCCGCAGCCGGAACAGCTCCCACTCCTCCTTGCCTCGCCGGGCCTTGAGAGCGTCCAGGTGAGCGAGGCCCTCCTCAGCGCGGCCCTCTGCGGCGAACAGCCTGCACAGCAGGTCGACGACCCAGTCCTCGGCGCTGTCCAGCCCGCGCACCACCTCGACGGCCTCGGCGCCCCGCCCGTGCCGGGCGAGCAACTGGGCCAGCTCTGTCGACGCGTGACAGCGGTCGTGCTCCGCCTCCAGCCGGTACACCTCGACCGCGCCCGACACGTCGCCGCGGGCCTCCAGCAGTTCCGCCAAGTGGCCGGCGGCCACCTGCTGTCCCTCGACCGCCGCGTAAGCGCGCAGCTCGTCGATCCGGCCCTGCCGTTCCAGCAGTTCGGCCAGCGGGTCACGGCTGTTGACGGGCGTGGAGCCGTAGGTGCGCAGCACCTCGAGCGCCTCGTCGGGCCGGCCCTGCGCCTCACGGACGGATGCCAGCAGGTTCACCGCGTTGAACGGCTCGGGGTACGGCCTGCCGCACTCCGGGCTGCCGCATCGCGGGCACAGGCACCCCGGGGCAATCCGGGCCGTCAGCAACGCCGCGACCTCCTCGCCCCGGCCCAGCCCGACACCCACCTCCACCAGGGTCTCGGCGAGGGACCAGTCCGCGACGTGCGGCAGAAGCAGTGCGTAGGCCTCCTCGCCGCGCCCGTTCCGGGCCAGGAGCAGGGCCAGGTCGTGCAGCGCGGGCGGCTCCCCGCCCCGTGTGAAGGGGCGGACGAGGGAGATGGCCTCCTCGCCGCGGCCCCCCGCGTCCAGCAGACGGGCTGCCTCTGCGGCCGCTGTCCACCAGCCCGTCCCCACGTACGGGGCCAGCACGTCGAAAGCCTCCTCCAACTCGCCCCGGCCGGCCAGCAGGCGTGCCCAGGCGCGGGCGCAGAACCAGTCACCGTCCTCCGCCAGGGCCTCGGCGCGCACCACGCCGACATGACCGAGGCCGAGGAGACGGTCGACGAGGTCCGGCGGTATGCACTCGTCGTGCATGCGGGTCCGGCGGTCGAGTACGGCGGCGTCCATGGTCGCACCCTAACGGCCGCCCTGCGCACCGTCCTTGTGTGCCCGTGCCTGCCCGCCCGGGCTTTCGTGTCCATGGTCCGCCGTGGTGGCAGGTCGGGTGCCGGTGGGGGGAGCGACGGCGCCGCGCATTCCGGAGGGGCCGCGATGATCCGGCTGCCTGACGCGGGGTGGAGACGGCCTCCCGTGACAAGGTCGTCCCGGCTCGGGCAACTGCATGCGGGCCCACCGTCCGGTGCGCGACGATGCAGTGCGGTGCACGGGGAGCGGCCGCCGGGGGGCGCCTCCCGCGTCGTCATGGGACAAGGGGCAGGGCATGGAGTGGGGCGGAGCAGGGGCGATACGTCCGGGGCAGCGGATCGGACGCTTCACGGTTCTGACCGAGCTGGCGAGCGGAGGGATGGGCCGGGTGTACCTGGCGCGTTCGCCCGCGGGACGCACGGTCGCGCTGAAGACACTGATCACGGACAGCGCGGACGACCGAAGACGGTTCGCCCGTGAGATCGAGTGCGCGAAGCGGGTACGCGGCGTCTACACGGCGAGCGTCGTCGACGCGGACCCCGCGGCGCGGGTGCCGTGGATGGCGCAGGAGTACGTGCCCGCGCCCTCGTTGAAGGACCTGGTGGAGAGCTGCGGCCCGCTGGGAGCTGACGCGCTGCACTGGGTGGCCGCCGGAATGGCGGAGGCGCTGGCCTCGCTCCACACCGCAGGCCTCGTGCACCGGGACGTCAAACCCTCGAACGTTCTGCTGCCCGTCGAAGGACCGCGCCTGATCGACTTCGGCATCTCGCAGGCGCACGACCTGACCCGGACCCAGTCGGCGCTCGGCACCGTCGCCTATGCCGCACCCGAACAGGCCCGGGGGGAGCCGACGACGGAAGCCTCCGACGTGTTCTCCCTCGGAGCGACCCTCTTCTACCTGGCGACCGGTCGTCCTCCCTATGCGGACCTGGAAGAACTCTCCGCCTTGGAGCTCCTGGTGAGGGCGGCCAACGGAGAGACCGACGTCTCGGGGCTGCCGCCGACGCTGGACGCCCTTGTTCTCCCGTGCCTCGAACGGGATCCGCGGAGGCGGCCCGCGCCGGGCGAGGTCGTGGCCCTCTGTGCGGACCACCTCGGAGGCAGGCAGGCGGGCCATGCCGACGGGACCGTACTGGACACCCGCTGGACCGCCTCCATCGAGCGTCACCGGGCCGAGCGCACCGATGCCCTGCGCGTCGCGATCCGTGACGTCGACGACACCGGCGAAAGTGTGTCCGCCCGCCGCCGGGCGGGGCCGGACGAACCGACACGAGCCTTCGGGGTGCACCCGACCGCGCACCTGGCCGAACCGCGGACCAGGTTGCCGCGTCCGGGCCGGCGGTGGTGGACCCTCGCGGCGGGAGCGGTCGTGGTCGGCGCGAGCGTCGTGGTGTTCGTGCTCAGGCCCTGGGAGGGAGGTGACGCGGCCCGGGCGGGCGCCCCCGACCAGCCGGTGCGCATCCTCGAAGTGTCCGAGGAGCAGCCCGGGATATGCCCTGACGGCAAGGCGTCCGACATCGATCCGGTGAGCCCCCGGCCCGCAGTCCCCTCCGGCCGGGGTTTCACCTCCGACGACCGCAAGCGGTGCGTCGTCGTCTCCACCGCGCCCGGCATGACGGTGAACAGGTTCGAGGAGGTCACGGCCTTTGAGGACCGTGAGCAGGGAGGCCAGGGCGGATGGTCGGTGAGGGTCGTGTTCGGCGACAAGGACGCCGAGGCGTTCGCCGAGCTGACAGGTGACGTGGCGGGCCGGGCTTCGCCCACGGACTCGTTGGCGATCGTCCAGGGTGACGACCGCCTGCTGGTCTCGGTCGGGGTCGTCGAGTCGATCACGGGCGGTGAAGCGGTGATCGCGACCCGACTCGGGCGCAACGAGGCGCACTTCCTCGCCAGCGCGCTCGGTGGCCCTTCCTGAACCCGCCCGGAAGACGCCTGAGGCGGCCGACCTCGTATCGTACCGGCGGTCAGGCCTGTTTTCCCTCATTGAGGTAGACAGCGCTGTCGCCGCTCGATGCCATGCGGCACAGGGTGGTGAGAATGGCCGGATCAGCGGTGAACATCGCCGCCTCCAGTTCGTCCAGGTGCATCCAGGCGAAGCGGTCGTGTTCAGGACTCAGTCTGACGTCCGCGTGTGAGGCGAGGGCTCGGGCCCCGAAGAAGAAGTCGATCACGGGGCCGGTGCCTTCGACGTCCAGCCGGTAGTCCGTGCCGAGGAAGGCGAGAGGACCGTCCAGGGTGAATCCCGTTTCCTCCCATACCTCCCGCCGCGCGGCGGCGAGCGGATCCTCCCCCGGATCGAGCATTCCGCCCGGAAGCCACCACGTCCCGGCTACGGGCCCGCCGGGGCCGTACCGCAGGAGCAGGACGCGCCCTTCGCCGTCCAGCAGGACGACACATGAAGCGGCGATCGCCTGAGGGAGTGTCTTGACCCACTCCTCACGCGGCATCCAGGTGGTCATCCGGTTCCCCTTCCCGCCATGCCGGGGTCCGTGGCCGGTCACCGCCCGTGCCCCCGACAGCTCTCCAGTGACTCGCACATCAGGGTAGGGGTGGAGGCGGCAGGATCCTGCCCGGAAGCGTGCTTCTCCGTGGGAGCGTCCGAGTCGTGGTGATCGTCGAGGACCCGGGCCTACGGGGACCGTCCTCGGATCGGGTGACGTGTCCGGAGCGCCGGGACGACGGCGACCGCGACCGCGAAAGGATGCACGCTCGACAGGCGCCAGGTTGACGCCGGGCACGCGGCGGCCGGCCGGGCGCGTGCGGAACGCAGCCCTCGGAGGATTCCCGGGCCCGCCCGGGACCCATCCCGCCCTTCGCCTCCCCGCCGTGACGTATCCCCGTCGCGTCGACGAACGCACCGGCCCCGCCGGCCTGCTCCCGCAGATCGACGAGGCTGCGTCGGCGCGCGCCGTGACGACGGCGGCAACCACCGTCGGCGGGCCGTCACGTGGGCAGTTGGTCCAGGAA contains:
- a CDS encoding DUF427 domain-containing protein; translated protein: MADESVQYPGLIVPVGHVEPVPRRVRATLGGQSVLDTRRALYVWEWPAYPQFGIPVEDVAEGVLTDDGHVEQRGAGPARRHTLRVGSEVREGAAWVWDDGAPASLHGTVRFDWDALDSWYEEDEPVFVHPRSPYSRVDALRSSSSVRVEIDGVVLADAPHCVKLFETGLPTRYYLDRVHVDLAGLRHSDTVTRCPYKGTTSGYWSFDSDAAAHQDIAWAYDFPTVHVNRIAGLVAFYNEHVDLYVDGELLPRPAPMGA
- a CDS encoding mucoidy inhibitor MuiA family protein, whose translation is MSTPLEPIALPVTAVACLEDRAHVERAVVLDLKAGVQRLRLGPVSALAVDRSLHAELTADHPATVLDVRITRSWTPRGPLPHADDDSALRLRAHALAGERLAVERRRDRLHARRDLLGVLAADLLREVAEGAGSGETDRSRWADELDRVDDERAECGEQLRSVEAGLSALHDELRQIETALHASEEEPAELVGHVELTVEAAAAGPAGLRLSHLVPCALWRPAYRAVLDGDSLTLETDAMVWQRTGEEWRDVRLTLSTARSALATDPPHLEEDRLTLTDRTAAERRAVDVELREEEIRSLGPAPVLGLPGVEDGGEARVLRAPAQVSVPSDGRAHRVPLSTCTTTARTEYACSPELSPLVTRLVRFDGPAGHALLAGPVDLVRAGGFSGRGTVDFTAPGAPVELAFGSCDDQRVVRHVEETRETGGITQRTLITRTVTLRLSRFSAPGEQGDRIVTVRERVPVSEVSAVETRLRKDLCSPAPDAVDTEGIVRWDVALPPDGRRTLTLVHELSATAKVTGL
- a CDS encoding DUF4139 domain-containing protein; its protein translation is MTAEAVRRWGSTLDSVVVYGQGALCRRLARGCVPPDGEVRVTGLPRSLDPGSLRARVLGTAGVRVSEARVEVDAEPLGGTEPEGLRHEVERLTEELAAARCRQDHLVRLIGEVGTLRPVPPARRRDDPHRRTPVDAWLELAGFVDERLAGLHTRLAEVEEVLRLTEHALDIAVDAFARASTDAPAAHVATTVSALLTVDTSGSGAPDADAEVGIELEYGVPGAVWVPAYRLGFRHGDSSGRLVLRASVAQRTGEDWTGVSVGLATADLRRGTELPKLRSMRIGRRQPAPAPSGWREPPAGLAGLFRGYDAAGPRPATSNAVPVAGAALPVAAASRPTPPPPPAPQGYGGPPGPPPAPGGSAPESFTGAPAPQARARTGGGRRPADGPFAAAPAPMAPAPPGAAAPPPASAAPPSGPPRPSGAELDYADLVLCGPEDQGGRRGRLFPGSSSDAVATEYRRRAESMAALPLPGHAVRPRESAGSFDHRFDTAARVDIPSDGTWHTVTVGEIAVGTHTEYLCAPSVEQTVYATSVLSNTTDQALLAGPVEVTVDGDFLLTAALPTLAPGAVRRVGLGPAEGVRVTRRTNQRESTSGLRNNVTVLEHQVHIELANHLTGPVTVEVRERVPVSSETDVRIEERAGWTTPEDGQGLDHHAPGTRVRRVDLPAGGTAVLDGGYEIRLPAGKALVGGNRRS
- a CDS encoding tetratricopeptide repeat protein; protein product: MDAAVLDRRTRMHDECIPPDLVDRLLGLGHVGVVRAEALAEDGDWFCARAWARLLAGRGELEEAFDVLAPYVGTGWWTAAAEAARLLDAGGRGEEAISLVRPFTRGGEPPALHDLALLLARNGRGEEAYALLLPHVADWSLAETLVEVGVGLGRGEEVAALLTARIAPGCLCPRCGSPECGRPYPEPFNAVNLLASVREAQGRPDEALEVLRTYGSTPVNSRDPLAELLERQGRIDELRAYAAVEGQQVAAGHLAELLEARGDVSGAVEVYRLEAEHDRCHASTELAQLLARHGRGAEAVEVVRGLDSAEDWVVDLLCRLFAAEGRAEEGLAHLDALKARRGKEEWELFRLRGPLLAACGRLDEAVEEARAHPEGGSPFAVASLAGLLADAGRPEEGVALLDVDRPDHRRILGPLLVRLGRVEEAVALLRTPRPTAPRPTPASYSDCPPF
- a CDS encoding protein kinase domain-containing protein — encoded protein: MEWGGAGAIRPGQRIGRFTVLTELASGGMGRVYLARSPAGRTVALKTLITDSADDRRRFAREIECAKRVRGVYTASVVDADPAARVPWMAQEYVPAPSLKDLVESCGPLGADALHWVAAGMAEALASLHTAGLVHRDVKPSNVLLPVEGPRLIDFGISQAHDLTRTQSALGTVAYAAPEQARGEPTTEASDVFSLGATLFYLATGRPPYADLEELSALELLVRAANGETDVSGLPPTLDALVLPCLERDPRRRPAPGEVVALCADHLGGRQAGHADGTVLDTRWTASIERHRAERTDALRVAIRDVDDTGESVSARRRAGPDEPTRAFGVHPTAHLAEPRTRLPRPGRRWWTLAAGAVVVGASVVVFVLRPWEGGDAARAGAPDQPVRILEVSEEQPGICPDGKASDIDPVSPRPAVPSGRGFTSDDRKRCVVVSTAPGMTVNRFEEVTAFEDREQGGQGGWSVRVVFGDKDAEAFAELTGDVAGRASPTDSLAIVQGDDRLLVSVGVVESITGGEAVIATRLGRNEAHFLASALGGPS
- a CDS encoding NUDIX hydrolase; protein product: MTTWMPREEWVKTLPQAIAASCVVLLDGEGRVLLLRYGPGGPVAGTWWLPGGMLDPGEDPLAAARREVWEETGFTLDGPLAFLGTDYRLDVEGTGPVIDFFFGARALASHADVRLSPEHDRFAWMHLDELEAAMFTADPAILTTLCRMASSGDSAVYLNEGKQA